The Quercus robur chromosome 3, dhQueRobu3.1, whole genome shotgun sequence DNA segment gaaggtattaggcacccaaccccactCGACCCGTGGGTCGacttccactcattgtgtcttacatcttaatctcattaaagatATGTTTAATATTGCATcctaaactctctctctctctcacacacacacactaacattcATCTAACAATCAACATGATATCAAATCATCCcaaaaccctaacatacatccATCATGACAACTCACATCAAGCCTAGCATGCATCTATCATGCATATCATATTTTCTTattcaaaaacacaaacaagcaAGACATTACAACGGTAGAAGCATGGCAGCAAGGTACATGGCATAAACATAGGCATGTTAGAATCAAACAAGCATGTGATAGGCATTAAAACATATCATTCAACCAAGCATGTTCATATCCATCATTAAAGCACAAGATAAATGCATACCCATGTGAATGCATACCTTATCTCCCTTACCTTACTGCATCACAATACCTATACATCAGTGCATGATCATATCacatgcatgttcatggcaCATCAAAGATTTAAttgaaaagaaaccctaatcaaacatgtgaagaacaaTCAAAGAGTAAACAGAGAAACAGAGAAATATACATGTGAAAACAAGCTAGAACAAAGGTGtattaaacaaaagaaataaagaaacagaagcaaaaaaggtgaattagggtttctgggcttGAGTACGTGTACGCATACATAGGGCCTGCAAACGCAGCCCAGCTATATGCATGTGCATACTTCGAGTATGCGTGCGCATACATGCCCAAACCCTAACCTAtaaacaacaagaaaaaaaaatagagcagaaacaaaaactataaatctaataacctaacatgcttaaaacaataaaacaaagaaaatttaagCTAAGCAGAcatattataacataaaaaaaaaaaaacaagaaaacagaAAGATTAAGACAAGAAAAGgctaagaaatgaaaaaagaagtttaGAACTTATACCTCAAAAACAAAAGCTCTTTAGCTTAATTTTGACAATTCCCATCAGTCAATCTATTCACAGCCAAACAAAATTGATTAGTAAACTTCAAAATTCAAAGATCAAGACCAAAAAAGGtcctaataaaaaaagaagaagaagacttaaGGATGTTTTGCGAATAActctctctttgattcactatttctaatgaatcttaggttttctctttggattttttgtgtgttttgaacATGTATCATGTATGactttttatattgagaaaataaGGGTTTGGAACGGCTCCCAGACAATGTGGTATTTGTTCCAAACCTTAGCTTTAACGTAAAAAATTTGCCTTTTATAGTTTTTAGAATCCTAGCATCCGTACGCATGCCTgtgtatgcatatgcatgcatGAAACTTGCATACGCAGGTCTAGAGAATGTGTACACATACACGTATCTGCGTACGTATGCTCTAGGGTTTTTGTGgcttttattttccaaaaataattttattcagctcataaaagagttatattttccatagaAACCTTCCCCAAGTCAATTTTAATCTGATtaggccctaaaccaaccttgagCTTTAGAATTTTGCCATCATTGGGGAATGGGAGTCCGAGTCATAAGAGGTttaaaatgcggtgtctacgaGGACTTTGATGATGGGCAAAGAGTGGTGAATCTTTGCAACTTGAATGTCATCTTGCTAAGAAAGTGAGACCTCAATTTGGCCTTGACCAAACTAGGGGTTGACCAAGCTGGCTTCGATGGTTACATTAGTGAACTAgtaggagaagaagaaagatgaaATTGGTAAAGTAATAGTGCCTATGGTTGTGTACCCCACTTAGCATAATGGAGGGTTCTTTTACAAACAAGTGAGGAATTGAGTTTGGTGGGAAATATGCTCCCCCCAAGACTTGCTAGTTAATTGTCCCCCAATTTGGCCGAGGGGATGTGAGTCAAGGAAGCATCTCCCAATTATTAGGCAAACCGACATGGCTTagtagtattaaatataatgATCTGTTATTAGCACATAATAAGTGTTGATTTGAAGAGGGTTAGCAATCACTTCTTTTAAGTATTATTGTACTAACCTTTGACTTACATAGTTGACTAAAGTAGATATTGGTTGGATTGATGTAGTTAACTTCGTGCCCCTTTTTTGATCTcccctcccccccacccccaacaataacttataaattatcATTCCCACACCATAAACATAGATTTAGACTCAAACAACTGACCTCCACAAACAAAGGTAAAGCAGAACACACAATCCAAAAATAGCCATGGTCTTGCATAGATTAATGTTGGTATGGGTTTATAGGTCTATGTGAAGTCAATTTGTGGTGGCCAATTGTATGTTGTGCATgcatgcagagagagagagagagagagagagagagagagagagagagagagagagagagagagagagagagagagagagagagagagagagagagagagaggagaggagagagagagagaggaggatgTTGGAGAAGAAGACAAAAACCATAACAAGAgtaggtttttttaaaaaaataaataaattttagaaatttattttattaatgtgaACTAAAAGAAATGATTTTGTTACAATAAAGTAGTGCACACAACCACTTTGCATTCATTATAAATTATGGAAGTGAGAAGAGGCATTAATTTGGTGAATTGCAACATTTTAGGAGTTTTAAACATAGGTTGTGTTAAAAAATGGCCCAACCCTAGggggtatttttgaattttaccctTAATATGTAGTCTACAACTATGTATAGCATCATAGCTAGCAGGGGGAATGAGTAACAATTGGAACATtagcacccccccccccccccccccccccccccccccccgcgcgCGCCCCCCTCTCCCCTCTCCTCCcctacatacacacacacacacactcgtTTGGTAAGGGAAAACTTGCTTGAGACAGGATAGGGACATTTTGACATCCATGCTATAATTCCTTCTAAAACTTAATACATATTGAATATTATACAATAAATTATACTTCTCATCCCTAAAATTTGGTGCAAGCTTGGTTTTATTCCCTAAACTGAAAAAAGCTTGGATTTGgtctttgaaattttcaaaagggaaaaaatttggtggtccatttttttttttacgtgttTAGTGAGATGCTAAGACACGCCCTATATTTAAggtacgaaaaaaaaaaaaccaatcacatattTATGGgaccaaaaattatataaaccCTATATTTAAGGAGCTAAAATCAAACCAACCTATAGAtaaatggacaaaaaaaaattctttttgaaatttttggtattaaaaaaaaattttaatttaaaggaCCAAAATCgaatttttcctaaattttaagaattaaaagtaTAATTTATCGAATATCATTATATAtgctatttcttttttgaaaagtgctatatcacaatattttcataacaaatcataggtggtcattttttattggttttaatttaaattcacaaataaaattatttttttacccaccaataacagtTAATAACAACCCACCATTTAagatttgtgaaaatattgtgaatatgagatttttttttttttttttttttttgcatgtcgCTAAATATCATGCTCATACAACTATTTATTCTAAATAAAGAAGGTGAGTAAGAATATATGTGTTTAAACTTAAGTATTTAGAAAATTTGTGCAAGACTTcatgtctattttagtataagaactactttttctattttatatattcaattttttaaatgtcgcatgttagaatttttattttatgttatatttaagtaaaataacaaattttcttgatttttttttaattttttttctttctttatatacaACTATTATCATTCATTCTCTCCATTTATTATCagaatacataaaaaaaaaaaaaaaaaaaacaacaacaacaacaacaaaatgcaaaataaatagtgcaacataaatttatatgattaccgtaataattatgtaattttaCACAACTTTATAAGACCTGAAATTGGTAAATTTTGAGCTTGATTAACTAAAATGTATTCATTTTTGTATTATGCAAAAGCACTTATCCAAATCCTCTCTTTGTAAATCTTGGGCTTCTTCCAAAATCAGTTAATCCAATCACTTCATTAACTGGCATGTGATATGATAGTGCAATCTTGCAGGATATGGGTTGCagtcactatatatatatatatatatatatatatatatacacacttttgGCTGATTGACGGCacacatttattttatatagtgTGGAGTGAAATTTAAGAGACAAATGAAACACTCAGccacaacaaaaagagagagagatatatgcAACATCCCACTAACTAAGCTAGGTGTACCTGATCCCATATATTtacattaattataattaacgagagaagagagagatgggCTATAAAGCATAAAGGTGAAAAGCTGTCCACCTAAACACCAATAATGATTGTtgtaaaaagacaaaaaaccaaaacccacgtCACACCTTAATCATCCTCCCCCACCAAAAGTTTTCAACCACATGCGAAGGCTATGCTATACCCAAGCTTTGCCATCCAGCTGTGCTCGATCACGTGCTTCCCCACGCTGATCTTGGCCTACCTCACACCAACCCGAAACAAAAGTCAAAGCATTATTTTAACGGTTGTGATCTAGGGTGCAAAAACAGTGAGTTAGAGAAGGTCACCACCAGTTAGGTCCTACACGGGTGCCACATGTTATATATATTGCCTTGAATTTTGTGAGAGGCTTCGAATTGATGGGTGTTTTGACCTCTGTAGAATACGACACACCACTGAACATGACGAATTTAGGCCTTTACCTATCTGCCgcattaatatattatttaagcTAATCAAATCAACTTCATTATCATCACAGCAATCCGTGACATTTATAAAGAGAGTTGTTATTCTTCTGTCCCTATGTCTTAAATTCTTGTTTTGactcgttaaaaaaaaaaaaaaattcttgcttTGTTGGTTTGGCTTAGTACACTAGGAAATTTTTGTCTTATCATAtttattagttttgaaaaattgaaaattatgagTTTGAGTAGGTGATATCTCGCCATTTTTTAAAGGGTTTagttgatatatgtctttaaaAGGTATATCAATcatcaatttaaaaaagaattgtaaaaaattaaaaaaactgttaaaacagTTAACAGTTTTAACTGttttgaaaaggaaaagtaGAATTGTAGGACTAGAAGGCAGCTTATGTATGAATGCCTGGAGTTTGCAAGGCACATGGTGCCCTAGCCTAGGACAGACTTTGATGAAGGATCATCACGTATAATTTGTGGACCCctctattacaatttttaatggaatgattctttttttttttttttaacaaaagccGCAGTCAGAATTTGTCGAAGCCACTAAAGAGAATGATACAacaaataatagtaataataataatagtgcaCCTTGCATAATGCATGTACCCTGTAGagtgttttcaaaatttaatttcatattttattgaaaatgggTCATTTTCAAGAATTCATAATTAATTAACTGCTGAAAAAAGTTCTTAAACAGTAAATTTGATCACTGTCAATTTCGTTTCTGTTccatattttcttcaaatcattcCTGCAGCGACATTACGATGTTGACTAGGAGAAAAATAGACTGAATAGTCCAAAGAGTGAAATCTGGTTcatattttttcctttattgtttttgtCAAAGAGGAAATATGTAAATAAATCCAAGGTCTTCAAATTAATCGTCTAATAAACGCAACATATTattagaaaaaagtttttttttttgtttaattttttaaaaaactaattcaTGATTGGGTAATTTTAATACGAGAGCATATATATTCAGACACACAATTTGTCAATTAAATTAGGATTTACAAAGCTCGAGTCCAAGTTCAAATTCCAAACCTGATGAATAAATTGAGTCAAAATTGATGACTTTTGCACATTATTATATATCTCCCTCATTTTAATaatgatagaatttttttgaatctaACCTTAAGTCTACGCCATTCGAATTAGAAGAATAATGGCCAATCCTGTTAAGGGCAAAGGTCAAGctagcatgccttggccttcacACCTTAATTAACCAAGCAAACCTGTCGTCTACAATCCATACCTGGCTAAACAATATTGGCTTAGTTTAGTCTCTGtcacacaatattttcaacctTATTTATGGAAggctttcccttttcttttcttttttctttggtatctcttttttttctaccctctcctttctttttctattattttttttttcttttcactttattttcaattattttctttttccctgtACGCCATTTTGAGTTTTCAGAACAATTCAGATCAAACAATTGGTCATGCATGCTAGACAATTATCTCTGAGCACAACAGCCTTTAATAAGAGCAACTATAATGCATGAAAACTGatcagaataataataataacacataCATTCATACATTCATTCATATATCTCTATCTATACAATTCAAACTTTGAAACAAGCTAGCATGACTAATAAAGAAAGCCCAAAAGCTCGGCAACTATAGTGATGACTCCTTTAACCTTTAGTTCTGATAATAGTGATAGTTCCTCTTCCTTGAGTGTGAATTCTTGTAAGGGCCACCACAGCTTTCCCAGAAAGGCCAGGACCATGAGGGGACACACATGGCCTACATGCAAAGTCCCCCACCGGATGCCTTACCGGCCTTGTCGGCGGCATTAGGATCCTCTCATTGATGTCGTTTAGAGTTACGTCCCCTTCAACCCCTCCTGGCTTCACCAATGCAAATGGATACACCACTCTTGTTATCACTCTctccctcttctttttcttttcaccaTCTCCTGACCCTGAAACATATATACAATAACATGTCACTTTTGGTCAAACTATAATAATGCATATCCACGAGATCCTAGATTCAACTCTTAATTATACACACCTAGATAATAAGAATCAACTCGAAGAGCTTTGACAACCCAATTAAGTTtttaaaagaagagagagagagagagagttgtaccAGGATTCATGGGGCTTATGGAGAATAGGTTTTCTCCATTGTTGGACTTGGTGCTAATCAGGTCTTTgtaagaagatgaagaagaatcTGTAGCTTCAGGGCCCTCTTCTGGCGTTTCTACATCTGTGATCATGTTTGCTTCCTCACTGATTCCACTCATCGATGTGCTCATAGGACCATCTACAAGGGTACAAAAAGTACGTAGAATCATTTAATTACAAATGGTAAAACGTACAGcaataattaatgacaaatgtttctcaaaaaacaaaaaaaagattccTTAGGTGTTATACTTGAATTCACCCCCTAAtacaacaaaaacaatgaaaCTCAATCGTCTCAACTCTCAACTAGTGgtcaaaaaatttgagaaactaaggtaaaacctataaaaaaaaagaaaaaagtacataaGTTTCACCTTTATCAAAATAATGTTCGGAAGCTTATGCACcttaattttgtgaatttcaCAATTAAGTAGCACTACAAAGGTAAAAAATGCTAGTACAATCATATTGTAATTACCTGAAAGTCCATTCATAGTGTTTATCTGGCTCAGGGAATATACGTTCTCCGACATTCCCCATGTGCAGTTTGTATTCCAGTAACTCTGTACAAACAACATTAATGCTAGTACTTTTAATCAACCATAAACGACGACAATATTTAAAATCCCAGTTGGGAAATtcagacaaaaaaaattaattacctTTGCAAGATCTTCGGGACCATCATGATCAGTTTGATCATCTGTGTACAACAGCAAGCGTCTTCGTTTGGACATCTCACTAAACTCAACCAGAGCATCTTCTAAATAGCCAGTCGAGTAATCAGACTCTAGAGGAGCTGAGTAGAATGGTGTATTTCCATCCATGACtgcataataataatgatattcACAATATCAAAAAATCATTGTTGTATAAGTAAGCATTGGGCGATATCCAAGAACCCATTAAAGGACAAAaacagtaaaagaaaagaaagcaagaTAGGTGGAAGAAAAGTGATTACCTAAAGACATTGTGTCTGCGTTGAGAACTCCAAGGTTGTGAAAATCCCAACCTAGGGAAGAGCTGTGGTGGCTACTAGTGTAAGCCAAGGAGTGAAGCTCACCCATATTGTGGGGggtattgtattgtattgtttttgtgtgtgtgtgtgtgtgttaatgacaccctttaaatttaaatgatGGGAAATGGTTCTATTTATGTGCAAgttgtgccaaaaaaaaaaggtgaaggaattggatggttttttttagaagaagcaGTAGTAGTATATCAGTCAACGGCaagggagaagaaaaataaaaagtgggttCTTCTTGGGATTCGGAAAATTGggtcacttttttcttttttcttggtttagATATGTGGGGGactaaataattacaaaagatATCATATAATGTTTGTTGCATGTAAAGTAATGGTATGAGAGGCAAAGACATGCCTCATAGAGACACAATTCAAATTcagcttttcctttttgttttccttctgATATTGTTACCAAACCGTCTCTCTCTTGGTCACTTTTTTCTTGCACATTCTCACTTGTTGTGGGGTCATAATAGTAGTTACCTATCTTCTAAAtctctaagaaattttattttatttttttattttaggtgggttttaacttttaatggGTGGATATCATTTAGAACATGGTCAAGTGGGCCCCATTAATTGGCATGCTGGTGGGCCTAACAATAAGGATAGAAGGAGAAGAATTGATGGGGTGGGTGTGTGGGACCAACTTTTTCTTGATCATGGGTTTTGAATGGTCCAAGTTTGAGTACATACGTGTCACCCACCTTGTATTTCGTGTGGAAGTTAGACGGATTGATGTACAATCAGACGGCACAGCAAGTTTGTTTGATGTGCATCATTGGTGTTGTGTTTTGTGCCAAAGGACCAAaggttattgatttttaatcaaACGGTTGGATGAGAATGGGCTGGGCCTGATGATCATGCAAATTCAAAAAAAGGGTCTAGACCAGAAGTCCAAGCAAAATGTAATTGAAAACCTGGCCCATGGCCATAGACAGCTGGATTCACACATTATTTTGTTACTTTTCCTTTTGTGTTTTCTGTTTAATACAGTTTTTTGATTGTATGCAACAGTCCATGACTAATAATTAATCAACATTTCCACCACCAGGTAAAAATGATAAtgctaaaatttgattttggtgGACAACGAAAAttattatgagagagagagagttctaaatttgaaaatctaaagtgactataacaaatttttatcattttttaatcaaaaaatgtcatttgaattttacactatAAGCTCGTTTGGTTAGGCATTTGAGAATccaaaatgtaaaataatatgtgtttggttggtcattttttaagaagttgcgtattttaaaaacacaattttaaaactGAAGGAAGCATATGCTTTTCTTGGAATGCCACTTTTAAAAACAACTCACATTTTCGCAATGCATTTTATAGGTGATGCACATTTTTGCAACAGCCTATCCAAATGGGTTCTATGTCTCAAAGTTTATAAAGGAAATAAATGACATTAAATAGATAAATGGTAAATGATTGGAATGAAATGgacttgggttttttttttttcttcttcttattatctTAATTGATTAATAGGATTTGCATTTCTATATATCAAATGTGACCAATTGTATTATCTAAAAAACAAATGTGACCAATTTTGCAAATAGCTTTATTGGTTTGAGCAAAACTATATTCGGAATGAATCCATTTTCTAATTGAGTTCTCGAACACTATTCATTATAAATATGAAGCAATGTAATTTGGTACGCctcaaactttttatttttggatccTTTGAGtccttaattaattatttgttatttgcttCTGAAAAATAACTTCTCATGAATTTATAtatctatacttttttttttcttcttttagatAATTACTAGGGATTTTTACAAATACTATCATTAAATTTAGATGTGAGTTTCAATTTGGTCATTGGACTTATGACTTGAACAATTACTCAGGTTTGTGACAAATCTAACATTCAACTAGTATTTTCTAATAAATTGTAATAGATTTAATCATGTAATATACACATAGTAATAATTAAGGATGTTTTGCAATTAATATGATATGGATACCTCATGTGattaaatcttttaattttaaatataaaatatgaaccgaggtttgatttatttcaaacctATCATTTATGAAGTTAATTGATAACACTTGCATCAATGTTTAAGggtaatatttatataaattataattattatgaaccatttttatttatttagttattctttTGATTTGGATAGCTATAATGAAGTGGAAGTTCACGTTGCTAAAAGCCTTGTGTCTTAATTAATTAGTTGATACATCATGATATTTTCAACCTAGACATCTAAGATTTTAATTCTCCATCCCCCAACAATCGATTTATAGGAGGAAAAAATGTGATAGTTCCATTAACCTAAACTCCATTTCCTCCCTTTTTTGAGTTTTCCCAcctcttatttaaataataatagcaATCCTAATCAAAAGTCAATCCTTTATGTTTCGTTGGGTATTTTTTATCATCGATTTTTATCAGCATTTATACTTTAATTACACTATACATatctcataagaaaaaaaaaagtatacaaaTAAATGTGTCAACTTGTTTAGAATTTTCGTCTATAATAAGTGGGGAGGGGTACATTTAAGTTCTCTTCAAACGAAACATCAAGTAATAATATTGTATCACAAAACAGTTGACATGTCAACAGTTTTGTGATACAATTATAGTATTACTTGTTTAGAATTTTTCAACAATGACAAAGTTCTTAATGAAATATTTAATGACTAGAAATTTAAAGGGTATTCATCTTATTAACTAATCATTTTACTTTTAGTGAGACttatttgttagattttttttttaatttatttgttagatatttgtttgtcttACATGATTGTGAGACCCATGGCACTTAGTGTACATTTGATAAATTGAATGAGAATTATAATTGGAATTGTAATATGTATTACTAAGGATAATTGTGTTGTAATgaaataactaaacctattcataagcttagttgtaagttgtaacattagaataaaacttaagatctattttaggaaatatcttactcaaataataaaatttccaagaaaataatttttattttaaaattttagagagataaattattttttgatgattttttatttttataattgttacgtgtatatagaaaatttgtatatttagaaatatattaattttaacattattatgcatattaaggaatagctattagcCTATTACAACCTTTAGGGTATGTTTGATAGACTATAATAGATACTATAATGTAATCACTATTCTTATGTGTTT contains these protein-coding regions:
- the LOC126717817 gene encoding protein XRI1-like; amino-acid sequence: MGELHSLAYTSSHHSSSLGWDFHNLGVLNADTMSLVMDGNTPFYSAPLESDYSTGYLEDALVEFSEMSKRRRLLLYTDDQTDHDGPEDLAKSYWNTNCTWGMSENVYSLSQINTMNGLSDGPMSTSMSGISEEANMITDVETPEEGPEATDSSSSSYKDLISTKSNNGENLFSISPMNPGSGDGEKKKKRERVITRVVYPFALVKPGGVEGDVTLNDINERILMPPTRPVRHPVGDFACRPCVSPHGPGLSGKAVVALTRIHTQGRGTITIIRTKG